From Brassica oleracea var. oleracea cultivar TO1000 chromosome C3, BOL, whole genome shotgun sequence, a single genomic window includes:
- the LOC106334448 gene encoding ATP-dependent (S)-NAD(P)H-hydrate dehydratase-like isoform X2: MLVKHCVISALTRSTSHSPSSSSSTVLRRQQFLVRTLCASRTHLPKLIKAMSSTSEADAESVLRTVTPSLDPERHKGQAGKIAVIGGCREYTGAPYFAAISALKIGAALSHVFCTKDAAPVIKSYSPELIVHPVLEESYTISEEEKRKVQDEVIGEVDKWMERFDCLVIGPGLGRDPFLLVQDFSHHIYVI; encoded by the exons ATGTTGGTGAAGCACTGCGTCATCTCCGCCTTAACACGATCGACTTCTCATTCACCTTCTTCTTCGTCTTCTACTGTGCTCAGAAGGCAACAGTTCTTGGTACGAACGCTTTGTGCCTCAAGAACCCATCTCCCAAAGCTCATCAAAGCAATGAGTTCGACTTCGGAGGCCGACGCCGAGAGTGTTCTAAGAACTGTCACGCCATCGCTCGACCCCGAACGACACAAAGGCCAAGCTG GGAAGATAGCTGTGATTGGAGGATGTCGTGAATACACTGGAGCTCCTTACTTCGCCGCCATCTCAGCTCTCAAAATC GGTGCTGCTTTGTCTCATGTGTTCTGTACCAAAGACGCAGCTCCTGTTATTAAGAGCTATAGTCCTGAGCTTATTGTTCACCCTGTTCTTGAGGAATCTTACACCATCAG TGAGGAAGAGAAAAGAAAAGTTCAGGATGAAGTGATAGGAGAAGTGGATAAATGGATGGAAAGATTCGATTGCCTTGTGATTGGTCCTGGTTTGGGAAGAGATCCATTCCTCCTGGTACAAGATTTCTCTCATCACATTTACGTAATTTGA
- the LOC106334448 gene encoding ATP-dependent (S)-NAD(P)H-hydrate dehydratase-like isoform X1, with amino-acid sequence MLVKHCVISALTRSTSHSPSSSSSTVLRRQQFLVRTLCASRTHLPKLIKAMSSTSEADAESVLRTVTPSLDPERHKGQAGKIAVIGGCREYTGAPYFAAISALKIGAALSHVFCTKDAAPVIKSYSPELIVHPVLEESYTISQFSEEEKRKVQDEVIGEVDKWMERFDCLVIGPGLGRDPFLLVQDFSHHIYVI; translated from the exons ATGTTGGTGAAGCACTGCGTCATCTCCGCCTTAACACGATCGACTTCTCATTCACCTTCTTCTTCGTCTTCTACTGTGCTCAGAAGGCAACAGTTCTTGGTACGAACGCTTTGTGCCTCAAGAACCCATCTCCCAAAGCTCATCAAAGCAATGAGTTCGACTTCGGAGGCCGACGCCGAGAGTGTTCTAAGAACTGTCACGCCATCGCTCGACCCCGAACGACACAAAGGCCAAGCTG GGAAGATAGCTGTGATTGGAGGATGTCGTGAATACACTGGAGCTCCTTACTTCGCCGCCATCTCAGCTCTCAAAATC GGTGCTGCTTTGTCTCATGTGTTCTGTACCAAAGACGCAGCTCCTGTTATTAAGAGCTATAGTCCTGAGCTTATTGTTCACCCTGTTCTTGAGGAATCTTACACCATCAG TCAGTTCAGTGAGGAAGAGAAAAGAAAAGTTCAGGATGAAGTGATAGGAGAAGTGGATAAATGGATGGAAAGATTCGATTGCCTTGTGATTGGTCCTGGTTTGGGAAGAGATCCATTCCTCCTGGTACAAGATTTCTCTCATCACATTTACGTAATTTGA